A genomic window from Pyxicephalus adspersus chromosome 2, UCB_Pads_2.0, whole genome shotgun sequence includes:
- the NACC1 gene encoding nucleus accumbens-associated protein 1 isoform X1 — protein sequence MSQTLQMEIPNFGNSILECLNEQRLQGLYCDVSVVVRGHQFKAHRAVLAASSSYFRDLFHNSKNPVVELPGSVQPQSFQQILSFCYTGRLSMNVGDQFLLMYTAGFLQIQEIMEKGTEFFLKVSSPSCDSQGLHPEETPNSEPPSPAATAAVAAGNAVATLSSSSSYNTSRQPRVKTESQESEAVQCTPVAKRLWDGGQKDAGGANRKVPRFSQAAAPGPGGPSGGAATGAIGSERTSPGTSSAYTSDSPGSYHNEEDEEEEVAEDGTEEQYRQICNMYTMYSMMNVNQAGERENGGISSEYSLNSSAEKVEALPDPVFSDSRNRVRVKQDLATLPAELISQIGNRCHPKLYEEGDPAEKIELVTGTNVFITRAQLMNCHISAGTRHKVLLRRLLASFFDRNTLANSCGTGIRSSTNDPSRKPLDSRVLHAVKFYCQNFAPNFKESEMNAIAADMCTNARRVVRKSWIPKLKLLMAEGDAYTSFINDTGKMEPDLMGAATGGDHGTGFDGEPGEGMP from the exons ATGTCACAGACACTGCAGATGGAGATTCCCAACTTTGGGAACAGCATTCTGGAGTGCTTGAACGAGCAGCGCCTTCAGGGTCTGTACTGTGATGTCTCTGTTGTGGTTCGCGGTCATCAATTTAAAGCTCACCGGGCCGTCCTGGCCGCCAGCAGCTCTTATTTCAGAGACCTGTTCCATAACAGCAAGAACCCAGTGGTGGAGCTTCCTGGTTCTGTCCAGCCGCAATCTTTCCAGCAGATCCTGAGCTTCTGCTACACCGGACGGCTCAGCATGAATGTAGGGGACCAGTTCCTGCTTATGTACACGGCCGGCTTCCTGCAAATCCAGGAGATCATGGAAAAGGGAACAGAGTTCTTCCTGAAGGTAAGCTCACCCAGCTGTGACTCGCAGGGTCTCCATCCTGAAGAAACTCCTAATTCTGAACCACCAAGCCCTGCTGCAACTGCAGCAGTCGCAGCAGGCAATGCAGTGGCGACTTTGTCCTCGTCTTCATCTTACAACACCTCACGGCAACCTCGAGTGAAGACAGAGAGCCAGGAGTCAGAGGCCGTTCAATGCACCCCTGTGGCTAAGAGACTGTGGGATGGGGGACAGAAAGATGCAGGAGGAGCAAATAGGAAGGTGCCTCGTTTTTCCCAGGCAGCAGCTCCTGGACCTGGCGGACCATCCGGGGGAGCAGCGACGGGTGCAATCGGTTCGGAAAGGACCAGCCCAGGAACATCCAGCGCATACACAAGTGACAGCCCTGGGTCCTACCACAATGAAGAGGATGAGGAAGAAGAGGTTGCAGAGGATGGAACAGAAGAGCAGTACCGACAAATCTGCAATATGTATACGATGTACAGCATGATGAACGTCAACCAGGCCGGTGAGAGAGAAAATGGGGGCATCAGTAGCG AATATTCTTTGAATTCTTCAGCTGAGAAGGTGGAGGCTCTGCCTGATCCCGTCTTCTCAGACTCGAGGAACCGCGTTCGGGTCAAGCAAGACCTGGCCACCCTGCCAGCCGAACTCATCAGTCAGATCGGGAACCGCTGTCATCCAAAACTCTATGAAGAAGGAGACCCTGCTGAGAAGATAGAACTGGTGACAG GAACCAACGTGTTTATCACCCGTGCGCAGTTGATGAATTGTCATATCAGCGCTGGAACACGCCACAAGGTCCTGCTCCGCCGGTTACTGGCTTCCTTCTTTGACAG AAACACTCTAGCAAACAGTTGTGGAACAGGAATCCGCTCATCCACCAATGACCCTAGCAGGAAGCCCCTGGACAGCCGTGTGTTGCATGCTGTGAAGT TTTACTGCCAGAATTTTGCTCCGAATTTCAAGGAGAGTGAGATGAACGCCATTGCAGCGGATATGTGCACAAACGCCCGGCGCGTAGTGCGCAAGAGCTGGATCCCAAAGCTGAAGCTGCTGATGGCCGAAGGTGACGCCTACACGTCTTTCATCAACGACACCGGCAAAATGGAACCTGACCTGATGGGGGCGGCTACTGGAGGCGATCACGGCACCGGCTTCGATGGCGAGCCAGGCGAGGGGATGCCGTGA
- the NACC1 gene encoding nucleus accumbens-associated protein 1 isoform X3, which yields MSQTLQMEIPNFGNSILECLNEQRLQGLYCDVSVVVRGHQFKAHRAVLAASSSYFRDLFHNSKNPVVELPGSVQPQSFQQILSFCYTGRLSMNVGDQFLLMYTAGFLQIQEIMEKGTEFFLKVSSPSCDSQGLHPEETPNSEPPSPAATAAVAAGNAVATLSSSSSYNTSRQPRVKTESQESEAVQCTPVAKRLWDGGQKDAGGANRKVPRFSQAAAPGPGGPSGGAATGAIGSERTSPGTSSAYTSDSPGSYHNEEDEEEEVAEDGTEEQYRQICNMYTMYSMMNVNQAAEKVEALPDPVFSDSRNRVRVKQDLATLPAELISQIGNRCHPKLYEEGDPAEKIELVTGTNVFITRAQLMNCHISAGTRHKVLLRRLLASFFDRNTLANSCGTGIRSSTNDPSRKPLDSRVLHAVKFYCQNFAPNFKESEMNAIAADMCTNARRVVRKSWIPKLKLLMAEGDAYTSFINDTGKMEPDLMGAATGGDHGTGFDGEPGEGMP from the exons ATGTCACAGACACTGCAGATGGAGATTCCCAACTTTGGGAACAGCATTCTGGAGTGCTTGAACGAGCAGCGCCTTCAGGGTCTGTACTGTGATGTCTCTGTTGTGGTTCGCGGTCATCAATTTAAAGCTCACCGGGCCGTCCTGGCCGCCAGCAGCTCTTATTTCAGAGACCTGTTCCATAACAGCAAGAACCCAGTGGTGGAGCTTCCTGGTTCTGTCCAGCCGCAATCTTTCCAGCAGATCCTGAGCTTCTGCTACACCGGACGGCTCAGCATGAATGTAGGGGACCAGTTCCTGCTTATGTACACGGCCGGCTTCCTGCAAATCCAGGAGATCATGGAAAAGGGAACAGAGTTCTTCCTGAAGGTAAGCTCACCCAGCTGTGACTCGCAGGGTCTCCATCCTGAAGAAACTCCTAATTCTGAACCACCAAGCCCTGCTGCAACTGCAGCAGTCGCAGCAGGCAATGCAGTGGCGACTTTGTCCTCGTCTTCATCTTACAACACCTCACGGCAACCTCGAGTGAAGACAGAGAGCCAGGAGTCAGAGGCCGTTCAATGCACCCCTGTGGCTAAGAGACTGTGGGATGGGGGACAGAAAGATGCAGGAGGAGCAAATAGGAAGGTGCCTCGTTTTTCCCAGGCAGCAGCTCCTGGACCTGGCGGACCATCCGGGGGAGCAGCGACGGGTGCAATCGGTTCGGAAAGGACCAGCCCAGGAACATCCAGCGCATACACAAGTGACAGCCCTGGGTCCTACCACAATGAAGAGGATGAGGAAGAAGAGGTTGCAGAGGATGGAACAGAAGAGCAGTACCGACAAATCTGCAATATGTATACGATGTACAGCATGATGAACGTCAACCAGGCCG CTGAGAAGGTGGAGGCTCTGCCTGATCCCGTCTTCTCAGACTCGAGGAACCGCGTTCGGGTCAAGCAAGACCTGGCCACCCTGCCAGCCGAACTCATCAGTCAGATCGGGAACCGCTGTCATCCAAAACTCTATGAAGAAGGAGACCCTGCTGAGAAGATAGAACTGGTGACAG GAACCAACGTGTTTATCACCCGTGCGCAGTTGATGAATTGTCATATCAGCGCTGGAACACGCCACAAGGTCCTGCTCCGCCGGTTACTGGCTTCCTTCTTTGACAG AAACACTCTAGCAAACAGTTGTGGAACAGGAATCCGCTCATCCACCAATGACCCTAGCAGGAAGCCCCTGGACAGCCGTGTGTTGCATGCTGTGAAGT TTTACTGCCAGAATTTTGCTCCGAATTTCAAGGAGAGTGAGATGAACGCCATTGCAGCGGATATGTGCACAAACGCCCGGCGCGTAGTGCGCAAGAGCTGGATCCCAAAGCTGAAGCTGCTGATGGCCGAAGGTGACGCCTACACGTCTTTCATCAACGACACCGGCAAAATGGAACCTGACCTGATGGGGGCGGCTACTGGAGGCGATCACGGCACCGGCTTCGATGGCGAGCCAGGCGAGGGGATGCCGTGA
- the NACC1 gene encoding nucleus accumbens-associated protein 1 isoform X2 gives MSQTLQMEIPNFGNSILECLNEQRLQGLYCDVSVVVRGHQFKAHRAVLAASSSYFRDLFHNSKNPVVELPGSVQPQSFQQILSFCYTGRLSMNVGDQFLLMYTAGFLQIQEIMEKGTEFFLKVSSPSCDSQGLHPEETPNSEPPSPAATAAVAAGNAVATLSSSSSYNTSRQPRVKTESQESEAVQCTPVAKRLWDGGQKDAGGANRKVPRFSQAAAPGPGGPSGGAATGAIGSERTSPGTSSAYTSDSPGSYHNEEDEEEEVAEDGTEEQYRQICNMYTMYSMMNVNQAEYSLNSSAEKVEALPDPVFSDSRNRVRVKQDLATLPAELISQIGNRCHPKLYEEGDPAEKIELVTGTNVFITRAQLMNCHISAGTRHKVLLRRLLASFFDRNTLANSCGTGIRSSTNDPSRKPLDSRVLHAVKFYCQNFAPNFKESEMNAIAADMCTNARRVVRKSWIPKLKLLMAEGDAYTSFINDTGKMEPDLMGAATGGDHGTGFDGEPGEGMP, from the exons ATGTCACAGACACTGCAGATGGAGATTCCCAACTTTGGGAACAGCATTCTGGAGTGCTTGAACGAGCAGCGCCTTCAGGGTCTGTACTGTGATGTCTCTGTTGTGGTTCGCGGTCATCAATTTAAAGCTCACCGGGCCGTCCTGGCCGCCAGCAGCTCTTATTTCAGAGACCTGTTCCATAACAGCAAGAACCCAGTGGTGGAGCTTCCTGGTTCTGTCCAGCCGCAATCTTTCCAGCAGATCCTGAGCTTCTGCTACACCGGACGGCTCAGCATGAATGTAGGGGACCAGTTCCTGCTTATGTACACGGCCGGCTTCCTGCAAATCCAGGAGATCATGGAAAAGGGAACAGAGTTCTTCCTGAAGGTAAGCTCACCCAGCTGTGACTCGCAGGGTCTCCATCCTGAAGAAACTCCTAATTCTGAACCACCAAGCCCTGCTGCAACTGCAGCAGTCGCAGCAGGCAATGCAGTGGCGACTTTGTCCTCGTCTTCATCTTACAACACCTCACGGCAACCTCGAGTGAAGACAGAGAGCCAGGAGTCAGAGGCCGTTCAATGCACCCCTGTGGCTAAGAGACTGTGGGATGGGGGACAGAAAGATGCAGGAGGAGCAAATAGGAAGGTGCCTCGTTTTTCCCAGGCAGCAGCTCCTGGACCTGGCGGACCATCCGGGGGAGCAGCGACGGGTGCAATCGGTTCGGAAAGGACCAGCCCAGGAACATCCAGCGCATACACAAGTGACAGCCCTGGGTCCTACCACAATGAAGAGGATGAGGAAGAAGAGGTTGCAGAGGATGGAACAGAAGAGCAGTACCGACAAATCTGCAATATGTATACGATGTACAGCATGATGAACGTCAACCAGGCCG AATATTCTTTGAATTCTTCAGCTGAGAAGGTGGAGGCTCTGCCTGATCCCGTCTTCTCAGACTCGAGGAACCGCGTTCGGGTCAAGCAAGACCTGGCCACCCTGCCAGCCGAACTCATCAGTCAGATCGGGAACCGCTGTCATCCAAAACTCTATGAAGAAGGAGACCCTGCTGAGAAGATAGAACTGGTGACAG GAACCAACGTGTTTATCACCCGTGCGCAGTTGATGAATTGTCATATCAGCGCTGGAACACGCCACAAGGTCCTGCTCCGCCGGTTACTGGCTTCCTTCTTTGACAG AAACACTCTAGCAAACAGTTGTGGAACAGGAATCCGCTCATCCACCAATGACCCTAGCAGGAAGCCCCTGGACAGCCGTGTGTTGCATGCTGTGAAGT TTTACTGCCAGAATTTTGCTCCGAATTTCAAGGAGAGTGAGATGAACGCCATTGCAGCGGATATGTGCACAAACGCCCGGCGCGTAGTGCGCAAGAGCTGGATCCCAAAGCTGAAGCTGCTGATGGCCGAAGGTGACGCCTACACGTCTTTCATCAACGACACCGGCAAAATGGAACCTGACCTGATGGGGGCGGCTACTGGAGGCGATCACGGCACCGGCTTCGATGGCGAGCCAGGCGAGGGGATGCCGTGA